Sequence from the Fulvivirga ligni genome:
AGCTTTGTACCATGCAATCTGCTGATTGTTGTACGTGTGGTTTGCCTTGATAGTATCTTCAGATCCATCAGCGTGCTTAACTAGTAAAGTTAACGGCTTTTCTGGAGCGAACTGATCAAGATCTAAGAAGTCGAAAGTATCGTCTTCCTGGATTTTATCATAGTCAGCTTCGTTAGCAAATGTTAAACCAAGCATACCTTGTTTCTTAAGGTTGGTCTCGTGAATTCTGGCAAATGATTTCACCAATATCACTTTCACACCTAAATGTCTTGGCTGCATTGCTGCGTGCTCACGAGAAGAACCTTCACCGTAGTTGTGGTCTCCCACTACTATTGTAGGGATGCCTTCTGCTTTGTAAGCTCTTTGTACTGCGGGAACAGTTCCGTACTCACCAGTGATCTGATTTTTAACAGAGTCAGTAGCATCGTTAAAGAAGTTTACTGCACCTGTTAAAGTGTTATCAGAAATGTTATCTAAGTGACCTCTGAATCTTAACCATGGACCTGCCATTGAAATGTGGTCAGTAGTACACTTGCCTTTAGCTTTAATTAAAAGCTTCATTCCAGTGATGTTGTTGCCATCCCATGGTTTGAATGGAGTCAATAACTGCAGACGCTTAGAGTCTGGAGCTACTTTTACCTCTACATCGCTACCATCTTCTGCAGGAGCCTGGTATCCGTTATCTTCCACATCAAAACCTTTCTCAGGTAATTCAAATCCTGAAGGAGGGTCTAACTTTACTTGCTCGCCGTCAGCGTTTGTCAAAGTATCAGTAAGTGGGTTGAAACCAAGGTCTCCACTAATAGCTAAAGCAGCTACTAATTCAGGAGAAGTTACAAAGGCATGTGTATTTGGGTTACCATCAGCTCTTTTAGAGAAGTTTCTGTTGAAAGAGTGGATGATAGTGTTTTTCTCTTTTTTGTCAGCACCAGCTCTGTCCCACTGACCGATACAAGGACCACAAGCGTTAGTAAAGATTCTTGCACCAAGATCTTCGAATACTTGTAGGATACCATCGCGGTCTACTGTGAAACGGATTTGCTCAGAACCAGGGTTAATACCGAAGTCTGATTTTGCTGTAATTTTCTTATCTATTGCTTGCTGAGCGATGGATACTGCACGTGTTAAATCTTCATAAGAAGAGTTAGTACATGATCCGATTAGTCCCCACTCAACTTTTGTAGGCCAACCATTTTTCTCAGCTTCTTCTCTCATTTTGGACACTGGAGTAGCTCTATCTGGAGTGAATGGTCCGTTAATGTGTGGCTCTAAAGTAGAAAGATCAATTTCGATAACTTGATCGAAGTATTTCTCAGGGTTAGCATATA
This genomic interval carries:
- a CDS encoding aconitate hydratase, which gives rise to MAFDIDMIKAVYSSMGEKIEAARKVVNKPLTLSEKILYSHLHEEQNLENFVRAKSYVNFAPDRVAMQDATAQMALLQFMQAGKKQAAVPSTVHCDHLILAKEGAKEDLKSSLTASGEVFNFLESVSNKYGIGFWKPGAGIIHQVVLENYAFPGGMMIGTDSHTVNAGGLGMVAIGVGGADAVDVMAGMPWELKMPKMIGVKLTGKLNGWTAPKDVILKVAGILTVKGGTGAIVEYFGEGATSMSCTGKGTICNMGAEIGATTSTFGYDDSMERYLRATGRADVADAANAVREHLTGDDEVYANPEKYFDQVIEIDLSTLEPHINGPFTPDRATPVSKMREEAEKNGWPTKVEWGLIGSCTNSSYEDLTRAVSIAQQAIDKKITAKSDFGINPGSEQIRFTVDRDGILQVFEDLGARIFTNACGPCIGQWDRAGADKKEKNTIIHSFNRNFSKRADGNPNTHAFVTSPELVAALAISGDLGFNPLTDTLTNADGEQVKLDPPSGFELPEKGFDVEDNGYQAPAEDGSDVEVKVAPDSKRLQLLTPFKPWDGNNITGMKLLIKAKGKCTTDHISMAGPWLRFRGHLDNISDNTLTGAVNFFNDATDSVKNQITGEYGTVPAVQRAYKAEGIPTIVVGDHNYGEGSSREHAAMQPRHLGVKVILVKSFARIHETNLKKQGMLGLTFANEADYDKIQEDDTFDFLDLDQFAPEKPLTLLVKHADGSEDTIKANHTYNNQQIAWYKAGSALNLIKEKEKAN